From Rhinatrema bivittatum chromosome 5, aRhiBiv1.1, whole genome shotgun sequence, the proteins below share one genomic window:
- the BMP10 gene encoding bone morphogenetic protein 10 produces the protein MDCVSLWLYATLYWLAHLGACSPILSLEDSLDGDRPLFDEVLSEQDGVDFNTLLENMKDEFLKTLNLSSIPSHAPVKVDPPEYMLELYNKFATDRTSVPSANIVRSFKNEDLSSQFTVLPGVRKYPLLFNVSIPHHEDIIMAELRLYTLVEKDRRMYDGLDRKVTIYEVQRYKGGEEEKGKEKKLVKLASRQIYETNNEWKTFEVTEAIRLWKRADSTTHRLEVHIESIDDDDEPNMDGDLDIDVNPETKHMPLLIVFSDDQSNDRKEEKKELNEMIEHEQLLDLEILDANSLNGGPSEEALLQMRSNIIYDSTSRIRRNAKGNYCKKAQLYIDFKDIGWDSWIIAPAGYEAYECRGVCSYPLTEHVTPTKHAIVQTLVHLKNPQKVSKACCVPTKLDPISILYLDAGVVTYKFKYEGMVVSECGCR, from the exons ATGGATTGTGTATCCCTTTGGCTTTATGCAACCCTGTACTGGTTGGCTCACTTGGGAGCTTGTAGCCCTATTTTGAGTTTGGAGGATTCTCTAGACGGAGACAGACCACTGTTTGATGAAGTCCTTTCAGAGCAAGATGGGGTTGATTTTAACACACTGCTGGAGAATATGAAAGACGAGTTTCTGAAGACACTGAATTTGTCCAGCATCCCTTCCCATGCTCCAGTCAAGGTTGACCCACCAGAATATATGCTAGAGCTGTACAACAAGTTTGCAACCGATAGGACATCTGTACCGTCGGCAAACATTGTTAGAAGTTTCAAAAATGAAG ATCTGTCCTCCCAGTTCACTGTCCTCCCTGGAGTGAGAAAGTATCCTCTATTGTTTAACGTGTCCATCCCACACCATGAAGACATAATCATGGCAGAACTGAGACTGTATACCTTAGTTGAAAAAGACAGAAGAATGTATGACGGATTGGATAGAAAAGTGACCATTTACGAAGTACAGCGGTACAAAggtggagaagaggagaagggcaAAGAGAAAAAGCTGGTGAAGTTGGCCTCCAGGCAGATTTATGAAACCAACAATGAATGGAAGACATTTGAGGTAACAGAGGCCATCCGCCTCTGGAAGAGGGCAGACTCAACCACTCACAGACTTGAGGTCCACATTGAGAgcattgatgatgatgatgaacccAACATGGATGGAGATCTTGATATAGATGTGAACCCAGAGACCAAACACATGCCTCTACTGATTGTATTTTCAGATGACCAgagcaatgacagaaaggaggagaaaaaggaATTAAATGAAATGATAGAACATGAGCAGCTTCTGGATTTAGAAATCTTGGATGCCAATAGCTTGAATGGTGGCCCCAGTGAAGAGGCTTTGCTTCAGATGAGATCTAACATCATTTATGACTCCACTTCCCGAATTAGGAGGAATGCAAAAGGTAACTACTGCAAAAAGGCCCAGCTCTATATAGACTTTAAGGATATTGGTTGGGATTCCTGGATAATAGCCCCTGCTGGATATGAAGCTTATGAATGCCGTGGAGTATGTTCCTACCCACTCACAGAACACGTCACACCAACAAAACATGCTATTGTTCAGACACTGGTGCATCTGAAGAATCCCCAGAAAGTTTCTAAAGCATGCTGTGTACCTACCAAGCTGGATCCTATTTCTATCCTCTACTTAGATGCAGGAGTAGTTACCTACAAATTTAAATACGAAGGCATGGTGGTATCAGAATGTGGATGCAGATAG